A window of Zingiber officinale cultivar Zhangliang chromosome 5A, Zo_v1.1, whole genome shotgun sequence contains these coding sequences:
- the LOC121980012 gene encoding zinc finger BED domain-containing protein RICESLEEPER 1-like — MRTVIDETIFDTTDPLFQEVAKRMESKFKKYWGNLEKMNKLVFLGHILDPRYKLQMIGFHLGDMKLDASKIQSFVDGLKNCLMELHHAYKMKVIYNPLLDDINGIDDGDIDKDLMEMYKNDPIKLNYHMKMAQAQ, encoded by the exons ATGAGGACGGTCATTGACGAGACAATATTTGACACTACTGATCCTTTATTTCAAGAAGTTGCTAAGAGAATGGAGAGTAAGTTCAAGAAGTATTGGGGTAATCTTGAGAAGATGAATAAGCTTGTTTTCCTAGGTCACATTCTAGATCCTCGTTATAAACTTCAAATGATTGGGTTCCATTTGGGAGATATGAAATTGGATGCTAGTAAAATACAATCCTTTGTTGACGGTTTAAAGAATTGTCTAATGGAGTTGCATCATGCATATAAAATGAAGGTGATATACAATCCTTTGTTGGATGATATTAATGGGATTGATGATGGTGATATAGACAAAGATTTGATGGAAATGTATAAAAATGATCCCATTAAACTAAACTACCATATGAAAATGGCTCAA GCTCAATGA